A stretch of Ipomoea triloba cultivar NCNSP0323 chromosome 11, ASM357664v1 DNA encodes these proteins:
- the LOC115997003 gene encoding uncharacterized protein LOC115997003 translates to MAGSVTATSAASSTVTSSAPSSSLGPSPSHHILEIRLISAQDLASVSKSQRSYAIIWVNPSKKRSTSIDSKGQTNPTWNHKFTFRVDEDFLGSDESAVNVEIYSVSWFRDVLIGTVRINVKHLLAPPTRSITQEGNKNERFMALQIRRPSADPQGMLNMGVALFNSASRSKPIYSEVSGASSDYRDLLEKKMNTFSAGEFSVCNGSAVHGGSEVCSDIGPSASVVAAELMKSNPPPPPAAAKTAEPAPKGGACGESLILEELTAEEAAAKGMTKQPGVKKKGRLVSCFGNADGFEVTIVCGKRKKQKND, encoded by the coding sequence ATGGCCGGTTCCGTCACCGCGACGTCGGCGGCTTCCTCCACCGTCACCTCCTCCGCTCCCTCCTCCTCGCTCGGCCCTTCCCCTTCCCACCACATCCTCGAAATCAGGCTCATCTCCGCCCAAGACCTCGCCTCCGTGTCCAAATCCCAACGCTCCTACGCCATCATATGGGTCAACCCGAGCAAGAAACGGAGCACCAGCATTGATTCCAAAGGGCAAACGAATCCCACGTGGAACCACAAGTTTACCTTCCGGGTCGACGAGGATTTCCTCGGGTCCGACGAGTCCGCGGTGAACGTGGAGATCTATTCCGTTTCCTGGTTCCGAGACGTCCTTATCGGGACGGTTCGGATAAACGTGAAACACCTTCTCGCCCCCCCAACGCGGAGCATTACTCAGGAGGGGAACAAAAACGAGCGGTTCATGGCTCTCCAGATCCGCCGCCCCTCCGCCGACCCTCAGGGGATGCTCAACATGGGAGTCGCGCTTTTCAACTCCGCCTCGCGCAGCAAACCAATATACAGCGAAGTTAGCGGCGCCTCGTCGGATTACCGAGATTTATTGGAGAAGAAAATGAACACGTTTTCCGCCGGCGAGTTTTCGGTCTGCAACGGATCCGCCGTTCACGGCGGATCCGAGGTTTGCTCCGATATCGGGCCGTCGGCGTCCGTGGTGGCGGCGGAGTTGATGAAATCGAATCCGCCGCCACCGCCTGCGGCGGCGAAAACGGCGGAGCCCGCCCCGAAGGGCGGCGCGTGTGGGGAGAGCTTGATACTGGAGGAACTCACGGCGGAGGAAGCGGCGGCGAAAGGGATGACGAAACAACCGGGAGTGAAGAAGAAGGGACGCCTAGTTTCGTGCTTCGGAAACGCTGATGGTTTTGAGGTCACCATTGTTTGCGGCAAAAGGAAAAAACAGAAAAACGATTAA